The Lineus longissimus chromosome 2, tnLinLong1.2, whole genome shotgun sequence genome window below encodes:
- the LOC135483973 gene encoding nucleoprotein TPR-like, with translation MSFESNADLTPEGLSRELNSPSVSSQASMLSDNGESGDIPADQAWYGHFQGELSNLPKDSYVERLLELTGENTVQIDLFRSWLSDKAKAARPDDCPTSEPIKRKSTKGGGTKHVKNANDCYLLQSFLDGATVHDIYEVYRSHSRGSTPADINRRQLILDQAIRHVRIAPANSCATSVDVHEQGVEVETDQETSNIRITANTNPVHGPKLLSMADICACVCRLENDMASFKNTHSDPALELEQYKELNKAVSHDFNANKVKLAELTATVSRLDAENGNLQAQVTNLHREKDEKDHATLNDPITDIVALKESVGSFETELNRIRDKVTDSQEPDKISNRGKTFVKQTKSDIASVLARMEACEAAYEGLQAALKEHQQEYSSLKAECHKLQRDLSDTRSELSDASRKREALAKDNERLRGKCETFENLPKEFKEVKIAFERIKDTRDSGVAKLRNDVKQVKTDVKNTETILNELDSKFKDLRKGLDAVKSKASDTERKVANELKSQKDSYATRTRNEQHKDASAQTVAGNQPSTRVKGTQPLGDASAVHHSERAALARRAEQGIPPPQQVERMGAQPQHIERMITPTTQQTERAVPPPKQIETVVFSNQCMVKNRPNPDIDSGVDSYRTNEQGCGEFTGVTRKPRRRRAPLFVGFISPRTTVDSILRFLVGHKVSEPHVRLMKSKIRGTQSAKVIVDLQDKDMLLHEDFWPAGVLCREWMD, from the coding sequence ATGAGTTTTGAGAGCAACGCAGATCTCACGCCAGAAGGACTTTCAAGGGAGTTAAATTCTCCTTCGGTTTCCTCACAGGCATCCATGTTGTCCGACAATGGCGAAAGTGGCGATATACCCGCTGATCAGGCCTGGTACGGCCACTTTCAAGGAGAACTCTCAAACCTCCCTAAAGACTCGTACGTCGAAAGATTACTCGAGCTGACAGGAGAGAACACTGTGCAGATAGATCTGTTTAGATCATGGCTGTCCGATAAGGCTAAAGCAGCCCGGCCAGACGATTGTCCGACTTCCGAACCCATCAAACGCAAAAGCACCAAGGGTGGTGGGACCAAGCACGTCAAAAATGCTAATGACTGTTATTTGCTCCAGTCTTTCTTGGACGGGGCCACAGTTCACGATATTTATGAGGTTTATCGCTCGCATAGCAGAGGTTCAACCCCTGCGGATATCAATAGAAGGCAGCTGATCCTCGACCAAGCCATACGCCATGTCCGAATCGCGCCTGCCAACTCATGCGCTACCAGTGTAGATGTACATGAGCAAGGTGTTGAAGTGGAAACCGATCAGGAAACCTCAAACATTCGCATAACCGCAAATACTAATCCAGTGCATGGCCCAAAGCTTCTCTCAATGGCGGACATTTGCGCGTGTGTGTGTAGGCTTGAAAATGACATGGCTTCTTTCAAAAACACTCATAGCGATCCCGCGCTTGAGCTCGAACAGTATAAAGAGCTTAATAAAGCAGTGTCACACGATTTTAATGCAAACAAAGTCAAACTTGCAGAACTTACTGCAACTGTCTCAAGGCTCGATGCTGAAAATGGTAACCTGCAAGCGCAGGTCACTAATCTGCACCGGGAAAAGGATGAAAAAGACCACGCAACTCTGAACGATCCGATCACCGATATCGTTGCGCTGAAAGAATCTGTGGGCTCGTTTGAGACAGAACTGAACCGAATTCGGGATAAAGTTACTGATTCTCAAGAGCCAGACAAAATCTCGAATCGAGGCAAAACGTTCGTTAAACAGACAAAATCCGATATCGCTTCCGTACTTGCTAGGATGGAGGCCTGTGAAGCAGCGTACGAAGGCCTTCAAGCTGCCCTAAAGGAGCACCAGCAGGAGTACTCCTCGTTAAAGGCAGAGTGCCACAAACTGCAAAGGGATCTCAGTGACACGCGTTCGGAGTTGTCGGATGCGAGCCGGAAACGCGAGGCCCTAGCTAAGGATAACGAGAGGCTGCGGGGTAAATGTGAGACCTTTGAGAATCTGCCGAAAGAAttcaaggaggtgaaaattgcTTTTGAGCGCATAAAGGATACGCGCGACTCGGGTGTGGCCAAGTTGCGCAATGACGTCAAACAGGTAAAAACGGACGTCAAAAACACCGAGACTATCTTGAATGAACTTGACTCTAAATTCAAAGATCTGCGCAAAGGGCTTGACGCAGTCAAGTCCAAGGCCTCTGATACCGAAAGGAAAGTAGCAAACGAATTGAAGTCCCAAAAGGATAGCTATGCTACTCGTACCCGCAATGAGCAACATAAGGATGCCAGCGCACAAACGGTCGCGGGAAACCAGCCATCCACTCGTGTCAAAGGCACTCAACCTCTCGGTGATGCATCAGCGGTCCACCATTCAGAACGAGCAGCCTTGGCCAGGAGGGCTGAGCAAGGGATCCCCCCGCCCCAGCAAGTTGAACGAATGGGGGCCCAACCCCAGCATATCGAACGGATGATCACCCCCACTACCCAGCAAACTGAACGAGCGGTCCCTCCACCCAAGCAAATTGAAACAGTCGTCTTCTCCAATCAGTGCATGGTAAAGAACAGACCGAACCCGGATATCGACTCTGGGGTAGATAGCTACAGAACGAACGAGCAGGGCTGCGGGGAATTCACTGGCGTGACCAGAAAACCTCGACGGCGGAGGGCGCCCCTATTCGTGGGGTTCATCTCGCCCCGGACCACCGTTGACTCAATACTTAGGTTCTTAGTTGGTCACAAAGTGAGCGAGCCGCACGTTAGACTCATGAAAAGCAAAATTAGAGGCACCCAGTCAGCTAAAGTCATTGTTGACCTACAGGACAAGGACATGTTGCTCCATGAGGACTTCTGGCCAGCCGGTGTCCTCTGTCGGGAGTGGATGGATTAG
- the LOC135503566 gene encoding cAMP-dependent protein kinase type II regulatory subunit-like — protein sequence MNLEIPDGLGDMLRDFTVSVLREKPMDIYEYAVEYFTKVRDKKANKNVPMYIIVDDDDQAREPDPGEFRPITQKNNRFARRHSVSAERYDPEADDDTEKVVHPKTDDQRERLLEAVGGILLFRSLDPDQMQDVLDAMFEKRATPGEHVIEQGDDGDNFYVIDQGTYDVLVTVNGEQKRVHVFEDQGSFGELALMYNMPRSATVVAKTKGVLWAMTRNSFRTIVLKAAFKKRKMYESLLEGVPMLKHLDQYERMNLADALTPRIYQDCIILKEGDDADGMYFIEDGNVKITITKDGKEAEVARSGKGKYFGEMALVENKPRSANVYAVGKVKLAFLEVESFERLLGPCLDIMKRTIAKYKQK from the coding sequence atgaacttgGAAATACCGGACGGGTTAGGGGACATGTTACGGGACTTCACGGTTTCCGTCCTGCGGGAAAAGCCCATGGATATATACGAATACGCCGTGGAATATTTCACGAAAGTTCGGGACAAAAAGGCGAATAAAAATGTCCCGATGTATATCatcgtcgatgatgatgaccaggcCAGGGAGCCTGACCCTGGTGAGTTCAGGCCGATTACCCAGAAAAACAATCGTTTTGCCCGTCGGCACTCCGTCTCTGCGGAAAGATACGATCCTGAAGCGGACGACGACACTGAGAAGGTCGTCCATCCAAAGACGGATGACCAGCGGGAGAGACTCTTAGAGGCGGTAGGTGGGATCTTGCTTTTCCGTTCATTAGACCCTGACCAGATGCAGGACGTCCTTGATGCAATGTTCGAAAAACGTGCCACGCCTGGTGAACATGTCATCGAACAGGGTGATGACGGTGACAATTTTTACGTTATTGACCAAGGGACCTATGATGTTTTGGTGACGGTAAACGGGGAGCAGAAACGTGTGCATGTCTTTGAAGATCAGGGGAGTTTCGGGGAGTTGGCGCTGATGTACAACATGCCCCGGTCCGCAACTGTCGTCGCAAAAACCAAGGGCGTACTATGGGCAATGACGAGGAACTCTTTCCGGACTATTGTGCTAAAGGCAGCATTCAAGAAACGTAAAATGTACGAGAGTTTACTGGAGGGTGTGCCTATGTTGAAACATTTGGACCAGTATGAACGTATGAATCTTGCTGATGCACTTACACCCAGGATTTATCAGGATTGCATAATTCTCAAAGAAGGTGATGATGCTGATGGGATGTACTTTATAGAAGatggaaatgtaaaaattacGATTACGAAAGACGGTAAAGAGGCGGAAGTCGCTCGATCCGGGAAAGGGAAATACTTCGGTGAAATGGCGTTGGTTGAGAATAAACCTAGGTCTGCTAATGTGTATGCTGTTGGTAAGGTTAAACTAGCATTTTTAGAGGTAGAATCGTTCGAAAGACTTCTCGGACCCTGTTTGGATATCATGAAACGAACCATCGCTAAGTATAAACAGAAATAG